From the Natronogracilivirga saccharolytica genome, one window contains:
- a CDS encoding IPT/TIG domain-containing protein, which yields MTATLQACTEDSNVIFDPEWQGDPDPVISETFPENTAYAGIGSITPDGLEPVVIMGEDFGANPDDVIVYFGTSRATILELQSDRILVTPPDDPGNERRIRVVRIGSEQYSETDYSLRSVFTAFPGFESADEPRSITTDFNGELIAVNILSDRFDGMLRMDRDGERENLVDGEDWTYYKVQHGPDGALYSVRGATVPIIYKAEPGQTVPEIFLGPQPDLGGNRTRMQDLEFDQNGFMWSGGRNGDGPNADLVRIDLDSYDPDDIPASVERFRFEGDINAIRVHDGYLYAAAIRETDDVESSNIYRFEILADNTLGNEELYLQLPGPEYLIRDMVFTVDGDMVLATDTEESVLVYRNNQLEELYPGIVPAGARDFAVSSIDPTQLLVNIVSSEMTEIIILEMEQEMAQIYGTF from the coding sequence ATGACAGCTACCCTGCAAGCCTGCACTGAAGACAGCAATGTTATTTTTGATCCGGAATGGCAGGGGGATCCCGACCCGGTCATATCAGAAACATTTCCCGAAAATACGGCCTATGCCGGAATCGGATCTATCACTCCGGACGGCCTGGAACCCGTAGTGATTATGGGTGAAGATTTCGGTGCCAATCCGGATGACGTCATCGTCTATTTCGGTACCAGCAGGGCAACCATCCTGGAATTACAAAGCGACAGAATACTTGTAACTCCTCCCGATGATCCCGGTAATGAACGGCGGATCAGGGTTGTCAGGATTGGATCCGAACAATACTCGGAAACAGATTATAGTCTCAGATCTGTATTTACCGCATTTCCGGGATTTGAAAGTGCCGACGAGCCACGAAGTATTACGACCGATTTCAATGGAGAACTCATAGCGGTAAACATCCTGAGTGATCGTTTTGACGGAATGTTGCGCATGGATCGGGATGGAGAGCGCGAAAACCTTGTTGATGGCGAAGACTGGACCTATTACAAGGTTCAGCATGGCCCCGACGGAGCTCTTTACAGTGTACGTGGAGCAACGGTTCCCATTATTTACAAAGCAGAGCCAGGGCAAACTGTACCGGAGATCTTTCTTGGGCCTCAACCTGATTTGGGAGGCAACCGTACACGAATGCAGGATTTGGAGTTTGACCAGAATGGTTTCATGTGGAGTGGCGGACGAAATGGCGACGGTCCCAATGCCGATCTTGTTCGAATTGACCTGGATTCCTATGACCCCGATGATATACCTGCCAGCGTAGAGCGCTTCCGGTTTGAAGGTGACATCAATGCAATCAGGGTGCACGACGGCTATCTTTATGCAGCTGCTATACGCGAAACGGATGACGTTGAATCTTCAAACATTTACCGCTTTGAAATTTTGGCTGATAATACGCTCGGAAACGAAGAATTGTATCTACAACTCCCGGGCCCGGAATATCTGATCAGAGACATGGTATTCACCGTTGATGGTGACATGGTGCTTGCCACTGATACCGAAGAATCTGTCCTGGTTTACAGGAACAATCAGCTTGAAGAGCTGTATCCGGGAATTGTGCCGGCTGGTGCCAGAGATTTTGCCGTCTCTTCGATTGATCCGACCCAACTGCTCGTCAATATCGTGAGCTCAGAGATGACAGAAATAATTATCCTCGAAATGGAGCAGGAAATGGCGCAGATTTATGGTACCTTTTGA
- a CDS encoding T9SS type A sorting domain-containing protein translates to MKKVLQILAIAMLLPVYAIAQSSDWEFQTVIPPDTSIDNSHGAAFDAAGNLWTAPYYSSATDDGPRNFVYCYDTEGQPCEDVPYVHSVAAGDSTFYFAPITGLAADENGDIVISSHRYRNAAGDWVGEVSAYILKIDHTNGELLDYYEVTSGQAQHIAIDGQGYLFHSAVFPGHPIGILDPDMNELAVVTDNRSGFARNIVVNREGTRVYQPTDFSTEFVDGDDTTTVSGRVEVYEGDVFSGYALIDTMRFIGMDPGASAVCPQTGVVYFAASGTGGAPLTDPDRWDALTVYGFAPDDQGEYQVVDEVMWHFGDADPYNPVYRTMAISSDGFGMVLGAFDRGGLPGIQYFERDELLVIDTSVDEVLSEVPAGYDLGQNYPNPFNPATQINFEIGQSGMVTLKVYDVLGREVATLVNDNLQAGSHTASFDATSLSSGTYIYTLEANDIRMSRKMMLVK, encoded by the coding sequence ATGAAAAAGGTGTTACAAATACTGGCAATTGCTATGCTTTTGCCAGTGTACGCAATAGCTCAGAGTTCCGACTGGGAGTTTCAAACGGTAATCCCGCCTGATACTTCCATCGACAACTCACACGGAGCGGCATTTGATGCTGCCGGAAATCTCTGGACAGCTCCGTATTACTCAAGTGCAACCGATGACGGGCCAAGAAACTTCGTTTACTGCTACGATACGGAAGGCCAGCCTTGCGAGGACGTACCTTACGTTCACAGTGTAGCTGCCGGAGATTCAACTTTCTACTTTGCCCCCATAACCGGTCTGGCTGCTGATGAGAACGGTGATATCGTGATTTCTTCACACCGGTACCGCAATGCTGCCGGTGACTGGGTAGGTGAAGTAAGTGCCTATATCCTCAAAATTGATCATACCAATGGTGAACTGCTTGACTACTATGAAGTCACCAGTGGCCAGGCACAACATATTGCAATCGATGGACAAGGGTATCTTTTCCATTCTGCTGTTTTCCCCGGCCATCCTATTGGAATACTTGATCCTGATATGAATGAGCTTGCTGTAGTAACCGACAACAGATCAGGCTTTGCCAGAAATATTGTCGTTAACCGGGAGGGTACCCGCGTGTATCAACCCACCGATTTTTCCACTGAATTTGTTGACGGTGACGATACCACTACGGTCAGCGGAAGAGTCGAAGTGTATGAAGGTGACGTTTTCAGCGGGTATGCACTCATTGATACCATGAGATTCATCGGTATGGATCCCGGTGCAAGTGCTGTCTGTCCGCAGACTGGCGTTGTTTATTTTGCTGCTTCCGGTACCGGAGGAGCGCCTTTGACGGATCCCGACAGATGGGACGCACTGACCGTTTATGGGTTTGCACCGGACGATCAGGGTGAATACCAGGTAGTTGATGAGGTAATGTGGCATTTTGGAGATGCAGATCCCTACAATCCGGTTTACAGAACAATGGCTATATCATCTGACGGATTTGGAATGGTATTGGGTGCTTTTGACCGGGGTGGTCTTCCCGGAATCCAGTACTTTGAACGGGATGAACTGCTTGTGATTGACACCAGTGTGGACGAAGTCCTTTCTGAAGTACCTGCTGGTTATGACCTTGGACAAAACTATCCGAATCCGTTCAACCCTGCAACTCAAATCAATTTTGAGATCGGGCAGTCCGGAATGGTTACTCTAAAAGTATATGATGTGCTTGGCCGTGAAGTTGCAACACTTGTAAATGACAACCTGCAGGCCGGAAGCCATACTGCTTCTTTTGATGCAACCAGTCTTTCCTCGGGTACCTATATATATACCCTTGAAGCCAACGACATCAGAATGTCACGCAAAATGATGCTGGTAAAATAA